The genomic region CATCTTGACTCACCTATCGCCCGGCAGGATCTTCGTCTTGACATTACCGATCTCTACGTATTCCGTGGAGAGACCGGCACCACCTTTGTGATCAACGTTTGCCACTCTATCGGCAAGCCTCCCGTAGTCGGCTACCATCCGGAAGGCATGTACGAGTTCAAGGTAGATCTCAATGGCGATGCCGTTGAAGAGATCACCTACCGCCTCACCTTCGAAGAGCGCGACGCACAGGGAAAGCAGAAATACACGATTCGCCGCATCAGCGGTAAAGACGCCGTCAATCCGCACGCCGCCGGTACAGTCGTCGCCCACGGAGTGACGGATGAGACCGTAACCACGCCATCAGGCCTGCGTGCCTGGGCCGGCCATGCCGGGGATCCATTCTGGATTGAGCCGGACGTGCTTCACGCCGTTGGTCACGCGTTTGAAGATGGAACCAAAGTGGATCTTGCCGGTTGGGACTCCAGCAAAGCGCACAACCTCTTTGCCGGTCACACCGTCTATGCCATGGTGCTGGAAGTGCCGGATGCCGAACTGCTCGCCGGTGCAGGCGACAACCGCAGGATCGGCGTATGGGCCGTGGCTACGCTCGCAACGGATGCAGGCGGATGGCGCTCAGTCAACCGCATCGGACTT from Acidicapsa ligni harbors:
- a CDS encoding DUF4331 domain-containing protein yields the protein MSHHLDSPIARQDLRLDITDLYVFRGETGTTFVINVCHSIGKPPVVGYHPEGMYEFKVDLNGDAVEEITYRLTFEERDAQGKQKYTIRRISGKDAVNPHAAGTVVAHGVTDETVTTPSGLRAWAGHAGDPFWIEPDVLHAVGHAFEDGTKVDLAGWDSSKAHNLFAGHTVYAMVLEVPDAELLAGAGDNRRIGVWAVATLATDAGGWRSVNRIGLPMLPPLFAQYDETFGNSLNAGHPSEDFATYGAHITKSIGGVVAAYGTAEDPHAYAEKIAHRLLPNMLPYTVGTQASLGFVEWNGRSLTDNAPNVMFSTAANTPIQLGIGKESVTSKPRKTFPYVPVAVEGTTAELRTADRPFNG